In Neorhizobium galegae, the following proteins share a genomic window:
- a CDS encoding pyrophosphate--fructose-6-phosphate 1-phosphotransferase produces MAKQKVAMLTAGGLAPCLSSAVGGLIERYNDVAPDIELVAYRSGYQGVLLGDRIEITEDMREKAHLLHRYGGSPIGNSRVKLTNAADCVKRGLVKEGENPLRVAADRLAADGITILHTIGGDDTNTTAADLAAYLGANGYDLTVVGLPKTVDNDIVPIRQSLGAWTAAEVGATFFDNVSNEQSAAPRTFVIHEVMGRHCGWLTAATARAYIQKTKGNEYVEGFMMNSAMKNIDGVYLPEMAFDLDKEAARLRDVMDKRGFVTLFVSEGAGLDTIVAEREAAGESIKRDAFGHVKIDTINVGGWFQKQFAALIGADRSMVQKSGYFARSAPANGDDLRLIQGMVDLAVESALNKVSGVTGHDEEQNGKLRTIEFPRIKGGKHFDLTAKWFGEVMDHIGQPFEAA; encoded by the coding sequence ATGGCCAAACAGAAAGTAGCAATGCTGACCGCAGGAGGCCTCGCGCCTTGCCTGTCTTCCGCCGTCGGCGGCCTGATCGAGCGCTACAACGACGTCGCGCCCGACATCGAACTGGTCGCCTACCGCTCCGGTTATCAGGGCGTTCTCCTCGGCGACCGCATCGAAATCACCGAGGACATGCGCGAAAAGGCCCATCTGCTGCACCGCTACGGCGGCTCGCCGATCGGTAACAGCCGCGTCAAGCTCACCAATGCCGCAGACTGCGTCAAGCGCGGCCTCGTCAAGGAAGGTGAGAACCCGCTTCGCGTTGCAGCCGACCGGTTGGCGGCCGATGGGATCACCATCCTCCACACGATCGGCGGCGACGACACCAACACGACAGCGGCCGACCTAGCCGCCTATCTCGGCGCCAACGGCTACGATCTCACCGTCGTCGGCCTGCCGAAGACTGTCGACAACGACATCGTGCCGATCCGCCAGTCGCTCGGCGCCTGGACGGCTGCCGAAGTCGGGGCCACTTTCTTCGACAACGTTTCCAACGAGCAGAGTGCCGCTCCTCGCACATTTGTGATTCACGAAGTGATGGGACGTCACTGCGGCTGGCTTACCGCCGCGACCGCACGGGCCTATATTCAGAAGACCAAGGGCAATGAATATGTCGAGGGCTTCATGATGAACAGCGCGATGAAGAACATCGACGGCGTCTACCTGCCCGAGATGGCCTTCGACCTCGACAAGGAGGCCGCACGCCTCAGGGACGTCATGGACAAGCGCGGCTTCGTGACCTTGTTCGTCTCGGAAGGTGCCGGCCTCGATACGATCGTCGCCGAGCGGGAAGCCGCAGGCGAATCGATCAAGCGCGACGCGTTCGGCCATGTTAAGATCGACACGATCAATGTCGGCGGCTGGTTCCAGAAGCAGTTCGCGGCGCTGATCGGCGCGGATCGCTCGATGGTGCAGAAATCCGGCTATTTCGCCCGTTCGGCGCCGGCAAACGGCGACGACCTGCGCCTCATCCAGGGCATGGTGGATCTCGCCGTCGAAAGCGCGCTGAACAAGGTTTCGGGCGTCACCGGCCACGACGAGGAACAGAACGGAAAACTGCGCACGATCGAATTTCCCAGAATCAAGGGTGGAAAACATTTCGATCTGACGGCAAAATGGTTCGGCGAAGTGATGGATCATATCGGCCAGCCCTTCGAAGCGGCTTGA
- a CDS encoding LysE family translocator — MTADIWFAFAATAIFLALLPSPLACLTASFSLQRGRRTAIATVPGLAVGMSAALIVAMIPMALIAVYLPKFIDVISWAGLGYLMLYVIWSYQDPRISGPMADNDNLPECRAARIFGCLFGKSAFRARYAVVLAAVLAQFVDPDRSLLPQLLEMQATFLVCAAFGAGIHVLFPRRVLPPPAAARQPQLRLTQAPDPLHFAARGHSRLSPDRRLTFSVLPDAAP, encoded by the coding sequence ATGACGGCTGACATCTGGTTCGCTTTTGCTGCGACCGCGATATTTCTCGCCCTCCTTCCAAGCCCCCTTGCTTGCCTCACCGCCAGCTTCTCGCTCCAGCGCGGTCGCCGCACGGCGATCGCCACGGTTCCGGGGCTTGCCGTCGGAATGTCGGCGGCCCTGATCGTGGCGATGATCCCCATGGCCCTGATCGCCGTCTATCTTCCCAAGTTCATCGACGTGATCTCCTGGGCAGGGCTCGGTTATCTGATGCTCTATGTGATCTGGTCATATCAGGACCCGCGAATCTCCGGCCCGATGGCCGACAACGACAATCTTCCCGAATGTCGGGCAGCGCGAATCTTCGGATGCCTGTTCGGCAAATCCGCCTTCCGGGCGCGTTATGCCGTCGTCCTTGCAGCCGTGCTCGCCCAGTTCGTCGATCCCGACCGCTCCCTCCTGCCCCAGCTTCTCGAAATGCAGGCGACCTTCCTTGTCTGCGCCGCGTTTGGAGCCGGAATTCACGTGCTTTTCCCGCGCCGCGTGCTCCCACCGCCGGCGGCGGCCCGCCAACCTCAACTCCGCCTCACGCAAGCCCCAGACCCGCTTCATTTCGCGGCGCGCGGTCACAGCCGGCTATCGCCGGATCGCCGCCTGACGTTCTCCGTCTTGCCGGACGCCGCCCCATAG
- a CDS encoding transglycosylase SLT domain-containing protein → MAIIRFLGRGTAVACAVSSVLAGCSSVEREQKLAATQTVVPTSGQATGPVQTASADGQTTIQYKSDLPVNGQAQTAGQMTPPGVQVASVAQTVGTQPTVALAKTARLPVPVPVYADAMSVQSAAMASPTMAPLVAFAPGPAMMSPPVAPTTSTILASAQPASLATPKGGRLVSPPIAPAVSEGKIQPAAASAIALDERELTPDMVALQTVVPTPRPDTATLAYAAQPRAVAALSAVEFPPAPGEPMPSTATGAPPELSKLIKRYAGMYGVPESLVHRVVHRESKYDPKAYHKNGYWGLMQIKYSTAKSMGYEGPPAGLLDAETNLKYAIKYLRGAWLVADNRNDNAIKLYARGYYYDAKRKNMLDVLEK, encoded by the coding sequence ATGGCGATAATCCGATTCCTCGGCCGCGGGACGGCTGTGGCTTGCGCCGTTTCTTCGGTTCTCGCCGGATGTTCGAGCGTCGAACGCGAGCAGAAGCTTGCAGCGACACAGACGGTTGTCCCGACCAGCGGCCAGGCAACCGGACCCGTCCAGACGGCCTCCGCGGATGGCCAGACGACCATCCAGTACAAATCCGATCTCCCCGTAAACGGGCAGGCCCAGACCGCAGGCCAGATGACACCTCCGGGAGTTCAGGTCGCCTCGGTCGCCCAGACGGTGGGCACGCAGCCGACCGTGGCGCTCGCCAAGACCGCAAGACTTCCCGTTCCGGTGCCGGTCTACGCCGATGCGATGTCCGTTCAGTCCGCCGCAATGGCATCGCCCACCATGGCGCCGCTCGTCGCTTTCGCGCCCGGCCCGGCGATGATGTCGCCGCCCGTTGCTCCGACCACCTCGACAATTCTCGCTTCGGCCCAGCCGGCGAGCCTTGCCACGCCGAAGGGCGGACGCCTCGTGTCGCCTCCGATCGCACCAGCGGTCAGCGAAGGCAAGATCCAGCCGGCGGCAGCTTCGGCGATCGCGCTGGACGAACGGGAACTGACACCGGACATGGTCGCGCTGCAGACCGTCGTGCCGACCCCGCGCCCGGACACTGCGACGCTCGCCTATGCGGCGCAGCCGAGAGCCGTTGCCGCCTTGTCCGCCGTGGAATTCCCGCCGGCTCCCGGCGAACCGATGCCGTCCACGGCCACCGGTGCGCCGCCCGAATTGAGCAAGCTCATCAAGCGTTATGCCGGCATGTACGGCGTGCCGGAATCGCTGGTGCACCGCGTCGTGCATCGGGAAAGCAAGTACGATCCCAAGGCCTATCACAAGAACGGCTATTGGGGCCTCATGCAGATCAAGTATTCGACCGCCAAGTCCATGGGCTACGAAGGCCCGCCGGCCGGCCTGCTCGACGCCGAGACGAACCTCAAATACGCGATCAAATATCTGCGCGGCGCCTGGCTCGTCGCCGACAACAGAAACGACAATGCCATCAAGCTCTATGCGCGCGGCTATTATTACGACGCCAAACGCAAGAACATGCTGGACGTCCTGGAGAAATAG